The sequence GATGGCATCGATATCCGCGATGCGGGCCTGCGCGACCTGCGGCAGCGCTTCGCCTATGTCGAGCAGGAACCGACCATCTTCGCCGGTACGATTACCGATAACATCCGCTTCGGCAAACCCGATGCTAGCCAGGCTGAGGTGGAGACCGCCGCGCGCGCAGCGCTGGTGCATGACTTCGTCCAGGACCTGCCGCTCGGCTACGACACGATGGTCGGCGAGCGCGGCGTTACGCTGTCGGGCGGGCAGAAGCAGCGGCTGGCGATTGCGCGCGCCATCCTCAAGAATGCCCCCATCCTGCTGCTGGACGAAGCCACCAGTGCGCTCGATGCCCAAAGCGAGCGCCTGGTGCAGGTGGCTCTGGAACACCTGATGGCGGGGCGGACGACGCTTGTCATCGCCCATCGCCTCGCCACCATCCGCGACGCCGACAATATCCTGGTGCTCGATGGCGGCCGTGTCATCGACCAAGGGACGCATGACCAGCTGGTCGCCAAAGGCGGCCGCTATGCCGAACTGGCAAAGCTGCAGTTCCGGCTGGATGACGTCGGCTGACTCTTCACCTCTCCCTTGGGGGAGAGGTCGGCGCGCAGCGCCGGGTGAGGGGGCCTTCTCCTCGCACGGCGCCAAGAAAAGGCCCCCTCACCCGCCTTGCTTCGCAAGTCGACCTCTCCCCCAAAGGGAGAGGTAAAGAGCGCCACTACCCCTCGGTCAGCTTGAACTCGATGCGCCGGTTCCTGCGGTAGGCTTCCTCGGTCTGCCCCGGATCGAGCGGCGTGAACTCGCCGAAGCCGGCCGCCACCAGGCGGTTGGGCGAGACGCCCTTGGTCACCAGATATTGCGCCACCGAGATGGCGCGGGCGGCGGACAGTTCCCAGTTTGATGGGAAGCGGGCGTTGGAAATGGGGCGTATGTCGGTGTGGCCATCGATGCGCAGCACCCAGTTGATATCGGGCGGGATTTCGGTTTCAAGCTGCAGGATGGCGGCGGCAAGGGCGTCGAGCTGGGGCGTTCCTTCGGGCGAAATGTCGGCCTGGCCGGGCTCGAACAGCACTTCGGACTGGAAGACGAAACGGTCCCCGACAATGCGCACATCGGCGCGGCCGGCGAGGATATCGCGCAGGCGGCCGAAGAAATCCGAACGATAACGGCTCAGTTCCTGCACGCGCTGGGCCAGCGCCAGGTTGAGACGGCGGCCCAGATCGGCGATCTGGGTGCGCGATTCGCTGTCGCGGGCTTCGGAAGCTTCGAGCGCGGCTTCGAGCGCTCCGATCTGGGTGCGCAGAGCGGCCAGCTGCTGGTTGAGCAGGACGACCTGGGCATTGGCCTCGTCCGAGAGTTCCTGCGCGCTCAGCAGGTCATCCTGCAAGCCGGCAATGGTGGCATCCTTGTCGCCGAGGCCCGCGCCGATCCCGGCAAGCTGGCTGGTGAGGCTGGCATTGTCAGCCTGCGCCGCGCCCAGGGTTGCGGTCAGCGTCGCCAGCTGGTTGGTCAGGTCGTCCGAGTTGGCACGCTCGAGCTGCAACAGGTCGGTCAATTCGGCAATCTGCGAATTAAGGCGGGACAGGGCAGTGTCGCGCCCCTGCAACTCCTGGCCCAGGAAGAACTGGGTCAGCATGAACAGGCTCAGCATGAAGATGATGACGAGCAGCAGGCTCGACAGGGCGTCGACAAAGCCCGGCCAGTAATTGGCTTCGACGCGCCGGCGTGAACGGGCTGCCGGCATGGATCAGTTCCGCCCCTCGTTGTCGGCTTGTGAGAGCACGGCCTCGATCAGCTCGCGCAGCTTGCGGTTGGTCTCGCCCTGTTCGGTGATATGCTTACGCAAGTCGTCCTGTTCGGTGCGGATATGCTTGACCAGGCCGTCGATGCCGCGCGCCAGCTCGGCCATGGCACGAATGGCGTTCTGCGAGGAATCCCGGCTCTGCATGCTGTCGCCCAGCCGGTCGAACATGGCCTGCATTTCCGGACCGCCGGCATTGGCCTGCATGGCGGTGACCGGGTGGTCGAGCTCGGTCATGGAGGTCATCCAGTCTTCGAGATCGGTATAGAAGGCGTTCTGTGCCTGGCTGGTCTGGAGATCGAGAAAGCCCAGGACCAGCGAGCCGGCCAGACCGAACAGCGAGGACGAGAAGGCAGTGCCCATGCCCCCCAAAGGCGCAGC comes from Devosia oryziradicis and encodes:
- a CDS encoding peptidoglycan -binding protein is translated as MPAARSRRRVEANYWPGFVDALSSLLLVIIFMLSLFMLTQFFLGQELQGRDTALSRLNSQIAELTDLLQLERANSDDLTNQLATLTATLGAAQADNASLTSQLAGIGAGLGDKDATIAGLQDDLLSAQELSDEANAQVVLLNQQLAALRTQIGALEAALEASEARDSESRTQIADLGRRLNLALAQRVQELSRYRSDFFGRLRDILAGRADVRIVGDRFVFQSEVLFEPGQADISPEGTPQLDALAAAILQLETEIPPDINWVLRIDGHTDIRPISNARFPSNWELSAARAISVAQYLVTKGVSPNRLVAAGFGEFTPLDPGQTEEAYRRNRRIEFKLTEG